In Phycisphaerae bacterium RAS2, the DNA window CCCGCCGGACGCCGGGCACATCGACTTTCATCCAATCGTTCGGCCCTTCCAGCGTCGGCACGATGATTTCGACATTTTGAAAATATCGCGGCGCCAGCATGAGAAAGGCGCACTCCGCCTCGTCCAGGTATCGCACATCCACGATCACCTGTGAGACGGCCGGCGATTCCGACAGCCGCGCCATCGCGGCATACACGTCGCGAACGCGCTCGGTCGGCTGCCCGCCCGATTCCAGCGCAGTGCGGCACTGCTCAAGGACTGCGTCCTCGAAACCGTCGACGAACAACACCGTTCCGGATGCGTTGCGATTCACGTGCGCTCTCATCACGTTTTCCGCATTCGGTGCGCCGCCCCCTGTGCCAAGCGCACCCAACCGGTTCCCCCGCCCCATCCTAACCGGTCGATTCCTTCAATACGCCGCCCTGTCGCTTGCGGCTCGATTCCCGTTCGAAGTTTCGACGCGCCGGATTGTCTTCGACACGAATCGCGCGAGCCTAACATGAGGCCACGTCCAAGTTTATGACCGCCAAACGGGTGAGTCAAAGTTGGCAATGCGGCCCGACTTGGATAGAATCCCGCCATGCGCACGGATGCCGCTTTCATACGGACGTTGAACTCACACCGCACACGACCTGTAATCTCACGCGCCACGCTCGTGGCGGCGGCGATTTTATCGACATGTGTCGCCGTCGGTCGCGCCGAAGACCGGTTACCGGATTCCGAGCGATCCACCGCGCGAGACAATCTCACCGCCCTGCTCGATCGGGCATTGACGGGACACGGGCAATCCAAGGCCCGCTTCGGCGGTCGCGTGGTAAGCCTGCCATCGGGCGACGTCGTTTACGACTCCGGCGGACGATCACCGCTCATCCCCGCCAGCAACATGAAACTCGTCGTCATGGCGACCGCAATTGACCATCTCGGGCCGAACTATGAGTTTCGAACGGTTTGCGCTGTCCGTGGCCAGGACCTGGTCGTCATTGGAGGCGGCGACCCCACACTCGGCGACGACCGCCTCGCCGCCGAGCGCAAGGAGCCGATCACCGCGGTCTTTCGCGACTGGGCCCAGCGGCTCAAATCGTCCGGCGTGAAACAGATTCCCGGCAACATTGTGATTGACGACTCGCTGTTTGACCGTCAATTCACGCATCCGAACTGGCCGCCTGAGCAGCACGAGACGTGGTACGAAGCGCCGGTGGGCGCGCTGAACTTCGCCGACAACTGCGTGGAGATCAGCGTCAAACCCGGCAAATCCGGAAAGCCCGCGACGGTGGCGATGGTCCCCGGAAATACGGCGCTGAAGATCATCAACAAGACCTCAACAGGCTCCAAACAAACCGTGAGCGCACATCGACGGCGCGGCAGCGATGAGATCGTCGTGACCGGCTCGGTGGCCCGCGCCGGCACACTCGGACCGATTTCGGTGAACGACCCCGGACTTTATTTCGGCGGCGTGTTGCGGACCGTTCTGGCCGCGCAGGGCATCCGTGTCGGCGGCTCGGTCGTGCGGCAAGCCGTTCCGCGCGATGCAAACGGCAACCCGACCGGCGCGCACGTGATTGCCGTGGTGAAGACACCGCTCCGAGACGCGCTGGCTCGCGCCGGCAAGCAGAGCCTCGGCATGATGGCGGAAGCCCTGATCAAACTGCTGGGCAGTCGGCAGTCGGGCATCGGCTCGTGGGAGAGCGGGCGTGCCGTGGTGATGTCATTCCTCCAAAAGGTGGGTGCCGACACGGCGGATTGCAAGGTGGACGACGGCAGCGGACTTTCCCGTCTTAATCGAATCAGCCCGCTGGCCATGACGCGCGTGCTGCAATACATGAACACCGCTTCGCCGGAGAAATTCGCTCTGCTGCGCGACTGTCTTGCCGTCGCGGGCGTCGACGGCACGCTCGAAAAGCGCATGCGCGACCCGGCGACAAAGGGCCGCGTCTTCGCCAAGACCGGCTACATCAACGGCGTCCGCACGCTCGCCGGCTACATCCGAACCGGCCCGGACAGTTGGCTGGCGTTTGCCTTCTTCTATAATCAAGCCGCCGCCACCCGGCCCCTCTCCGATGCACAGGATAAGGCGTGCAAATTGCTCGCCGGAGGCGGGTCACCTCGACCCTGACCGCGGGATTACAATACCAGGTTGGGTCCGCGCGACCTTCGACGCCTCGCTGATTGCTGCGACACCATGACGCTCTCCAAAGCCTGGCGACAGTTTCGAGTCGGCATGATCGTCACCGATGCCGTGACGGTGACGCTCACCTACATCCTCGCTGATTACCTGCGATGCCGGTTCTGGATGAACAATACGCCGTGGCCGGAATATCACCCCGGGGTCGGCAGTTCGGTTCGCATTCACATGCAGGTGCTGGTCTTCCTGCCCTTTGCGTGGCCGATCCTGCTTAACTGGCTTGGCTGGTATCAACAGAAATGGCGCAGCCCGCGCTGGTTGCTGCGGCACGCCGTCGCCGGGAGCGCCATTCTCGGTCTGCTCATGGCGGCCCTTGCGCTGCTTTTTTCTCGCGATCTGTATCCCCGTGCCCAGATCGGCTTCGCAGCCGCCCTGCTTCCTGCGACCACCCTCGCGGTCCGCGGTATAAACGCGTGGATGGGCCGGTGGATCAGCGCCCGTCACCGCGCCCACGTTCTCATCGTGGGCACCGGCCGGGACGCGGTCCTGCTGCGACGGCTGTTGCGCACCACCATGCTCGGTAAGTCGGCCGTCGTGGGCCATTTGCGCGGGCCCTGGGAAGCGGACGTCGATTCGCCGCACACCGGGGCCGTCCTCGGCGGTCTGGAACAACTGGCGCCGATCCTCGATCGGCAAGTCGTGGATGAGGTGATTTTTTGCGCGCCGCTCGACGCCATCGCAAGCCTGCTGCCCGCCATTCGCCAGTGCGAGGAGATCGGGGTCACGGCGCTGGTTCGTGCCGACGGCCTTGCGGCGCACACCGTCCCGGAGATGGTGGACTTCCACGGCGTGCCGCTGCTTTATTACGCTCCCGCGAGGCACTCACCCGAATTGCTGTCGATCAAACGCGGCCTGGACGTGCTTTTTGCAATTATCGGAATCATCCTGACCGCGCCGATAATGCTAGTATGCGCGGCGCTCATCAAGGCATCGTCACCGGGGCCGATCCTGTTTCACCAGCGGCGAAGCGGGCTGAACGGCCGCGAGTTCATGATGTTCAAGTTCCGCACCATGACGCAGGATGCGGAGCGCCGGCGCGACGAGCTGGCGCACCTGAACGAATCGGACGGCCCGGTGTTCAAGGTCGCCGACGACCCGCGCATCATTCGCGTTGGCAAGTTCTTACGGCGATGGAGCCTCGACGAGCTGCCGCAGCTTTTCAACGTGCTCAAGGGCGACATGTCCATTGTCGGGCCTCGGCCTCCGATTCCGGCGGAAGTTGCGCGATACGATCGCTGGCAGCGCCGGCGGTTGAGCATGCGTCCGGGGCTGACGTGCCTCTGGCAGGTCAAGGGGCGGCATCGAATCGGATTCGACGAGTGGATGGCGCTGGATTTGTTCTACATCGATCATTGGTCGCTCAAGCTCGATTTCCTTATCATCTTCCGAACGGTGACCACGGTCTTCGCCGGGTCGGGGGCCTGATTCTCCTTCGTTGCTTGAGGGCGCGATGACCAGCCTATTCACCTTGTTCGCTACGCTCGGCCTCGCGCTTGTCGGCCAGACGCTCCCGGCGGGCGACACCACGCCCGTTGACGACGCCCCGCTGCTTCCAGCGATTACTCCCGAATCGATCCTTCCGAACGCGATCCGTGCAGAGCTGCGCACGCCGCGCGTGATGGTGCCGGTCGGCAGCCCGGTCTTTGTCGAATTCACGATCATCAACATCAGCGACGTGCCGGTGAAGCTTTCCGTGCCCGGCGCGCTGGTCGGCCGCGAGCGGTACGACGGCGGCATCGGCCTTCCGCTGGAGCATGTCTTCTCGGCCGCACAGTTCCGCGGGCTGGACGTCGTCAGCGAGACGAATCCGGCGATGGGCGAGCGTGTGACGCGCAAGCCGGAGTATCCGATTCCGGCCATCACCCTCTCGCCGTATGCGACAATCGGCCTGCGGTTCGACGTAGCACGGTTCTACCCTGGGCTGCACCAGGCGGGCATCTATCAGTTGACGTGGCGGCCCTATGGCGGCGTGGTCACGAGCAACACGGTGCAAATCCACGTCGTGCAATACAAGCAAGTTGTGATGGAGACCGAGTTCGGCAACGTGACGCTTCAGTTGCTGTACGATAAGGCTCCGCACCACGTGGCGAACTTTCTCGACCTCGTCGATCGCCGCTTCTACAACGGCAAGTCATTTCACCTCGCCTTTGAGAATCAGTTCCTGCTCGGCGGCTGTCCGAACAACGACGGCACGGGGCGGCGACCCGACGGCCTGACGCTGCCGCCGGAGTTCAACGACACGCCCTTTCAGTTCGGCACGGTCGGCATGGCCCTGATCGAAGGCGATCAGCAATCGGGCAGCTCGCAATTCTTCATTTGTCTATCAAGGCAACCGAATTGGGACGGGCGCTACACCGCCTTTGCTCAGATCGCCGGGCCGCAGTCGCTGGCCGTGTTGCGCAAGATGGCCCAGGTCGAGGTCGACGCCGAGCGCCACCCCAAGAAGCCGCTGCTGATCAAGAACATGTCGATTCAGGATGCGGTGATCGTCCCGCGTGTGTCGCAATAGACGCGTCGATGCTCGGGCGCGCCCTGCCCGCCCCCTGCCTAGTCAATCGCGGGCTACCAGTTCCCCTCATAGAAGAATCGCTCGCGCGTGATCTTGTCGCCCTGCACGGTGTACACCGCGACTTCCTGCAGCGACTTCCGGTCGCCGGTGTCCTTGCGCGTCACGTCAAACGTGATGTGCACGGCAAACTCATTCGGTCCGTTGAAATACGGCCCGCGCACCGTCTCGCCGTGAATCGTGTTCGCCGCCGCCCAGCGCTCCGACTTGGCGATCACCGCCGCCTGCCCCGCCGTCTCGCTGCCGTTGCCCTCGACGGAGACGATGTCGGGGTGGTACAGGGTGCGCATCACGTCGAAGTTCTTGCGCTGGTTGCATAGATCGACGAATTGTTTGGCGATGGTTTCGAGACTCATGGGCTTCCTCACAGTTGCCGGTTGTAATTACCCAGTTATGGCAGTCGCATCGCGCAGTCAGCGGATTGCGCACATGCAATGCAATCTCGCCCGTTCGTGATCCGCCCCCGACTGTTGTACCACTCGAACATGTCCCGTACCACTCATCGACACGCGGCATGTTAATGCGTACCATTGGGCCATGCTCGAGATCAGCACTTTCCTGACGTTTAACAACCAGGCCGAGCAGGCGGCACGATTCTATACGTCGATCTTTCCCGACTCGAAGATCACACGGATCACACATTACCCCGACCTCGGACCTCAGTCGCCTTTCATCACCGGCAGCGTGATGACCGTCGAATTCACACTGAACGGTCGCCCATTCACGGCGCTCAACGGCGGTCCTCAATTCACATTCAGCCAAGGCATTTCAATCAGCGTGCTGTGCGACACGCAGCAACAAGTCGATGAGTATTGGGAAAAATTCGTCGACGCGGGCGGCACCCCGGTCGCCTGTGGTTGGATCACCGACCATTTCGGCGTGTCATGGCAGATTGACCCCAAACTGCTGATCGACCTCATCGCCGACCCCGACCCAGCCAAAGCCGCGAAAGCCATGCAGGCAATGATGAGCATGGTCAAGATTGACAGCGAAGCGCTCAAACGCGCGATGGCCGATTGACGGCGGTGGCAATGCCGCGCCGGGGGCCATTCAATGTCGCCGATCCGATCAAGGAAAAAGGGATGTCGAAAAAAATACTGTTCATCGTGTCCAATGCGAATGCCATTGGTCCAAACAACAGAAGGACCGGCAATTATCTGCCGGAAGTAGCTCATCCCTACGTTGAGTTCGAAAATGCCAAGTATCAGATCGACTTCACCAGCTTAACGGGTGAGTCGCCGTTCCTGGACGCCCTTCATCTGGCGGACGACCCGGCCAACCTGTCCTTTCTGGTGGGCAAGGGGTGGGCTTCCATGCAGGAAGGCGGCAAGCTCGCGGATGTTGATGTTCGCCGATACGACGCCATCTTCATCCCCGGCGGCCTCGCGCCGATGGTTGACATGCCCGAACATCCGCTGCTGAAGACGGTCATCCGGGACACCTATGAGCGCGGCGCCGTCGTGGGCGCGGTGTGTCACGGTCCGGTTTCAATGCTGAACGTGAAATTGAGCAGCGGCGCCTACCTGATCGCCGGCAGGAAAATAAGCTCATTCACCAACGACGAAGAAAGTAACTACGCCAGGGCCGATGTACCCTTCGAATTGGAAACCGCCCTCACCCGCCAAGGCGCTCTCTTCCACAAGACTGACCCCTGGGCCGCGTTCAGCATCGCCGACGGCAAACTCGTCACCGGCCAGAATCCTGCATCGGCCAAGGGCGTGGCCGAGAAGATGATCGGCGAGCTCGAAGCGCAGTGAGTCCTCGTGACGGACCTCGCAACGACTGCGGACAGACTCATGACGACTCAGCCGGGATCGCATGGCTGGGGTGTTTCAACCCCGGCTACAATCTGGGCAAGTCTGCCGCCGAAGGACCGCAATTATCGCTCTTTTCGCCGTGCCATCGGCCGCGCTTGCAGCCGCCCGGACGATGCATACAATGCTTCGTTCGCACGGGGCGTAGCTCAGCCTGGTTAGAGCGCTTGGTTCGGGACCAAGAGGTCGGAAGTTCGAATCTTCTCGCCCCGACTTTTCGAGAGATCAAGCCCTTCGACGAGCACGTCGAAGGGCTTTCTCGTTGTAAATACGGCACTTGCGCCATCCAGGGTGCAGTTCAAACAGACGATTTCGAGGATTCGCCTCTTCGTGGCGTAATCGGCAGAAACCCACTGATTTTGCAGGGTTTGCGAGAGTTCAAACACCTTCGCCGCCAGTTCCGCCGTTTCGTCGTGCGAACGGTCCAGAACGTCCAGTTGCAGCTTGATTGACGCCAGCCGGTCCCGAAGCTCGGTGTGCTTCCGGGCGAAGGTGTCCTGATCCACATCATCACCGAGCCGCAGGTTCAGGAGCCGGTCCTGCTGGGCGACCAGGAGCGACGCCTGCCGGGTCAGTTCTTCCCGCTGGGCGCGGGAGTCCTTCTGGGCGTCCCGCGTCTGTGAGGCCAGGACCAGGCGGAACCAGTCGCGGACCTCCGGGTCCTCCACCTTCATCCGGCCGAAGAGTTCGAGCACCTGCCGGTCCAGTTCGGCTTCCGGCACCCGCACCCGCGGATGCCCAGGCGCGGTGTAGCCGCTGCACCGGTAGTAGACGTACCGACGGTCGGGCGTGCTCTTGAACCGCTTGACGACCTGTTCGCCGGTGATGGCACGGCCGCAGTGGCCGCAGGTCATGAACTCGCCGGCGAAGGTCATTTGATGCGCGTGGTAGACGTGCCCGCCCAGGAGCGCCTGCACACGGTCCCAGGTAGAGCGTTCGACGAGCGGAGTCTGCTTGCCCGGATACCAGTGCCCCTTGAACGGAATCTCTCCGATGTACGCCCGGTCGGTGAGCATGGCGTGCAGCTTGCTCCGCGTGAATCGCGGAGCATCGGACCGATACGTCATGCCGTCGGCGTGCAGCCGATCCCGAAGCCCATCGAGCGTGAGCGGTTCGTAGGCGTAGAGGTTGAAGATTCGCTTGACGTTCTCCGCTGCCACCGGCTCGACTTCGGTGACGCAGCGCCCGTCACGCCGCACGTTGCGGTAGCCGTAGGGCGCCTTGCCGACGAACCAGCCTTCCTGGACGCGACGGGCAAGCCCTTCCTTGACATCGAGCGCCTGCTGCTCGGTGTAGAACGCGGACATGTTCGCCAGCGTCCGCCGCATCATGCGGCCGGCCGGCGTGTTCTCCGTCGGCTGAGAGACGGAAATGAACGCGAGGCCGTACTCGCTTTCGAGGCGTTCGAGTTCAACGTAGTCGAAGAGATTGCGGGCGGCGCGATCGACCTTGTAGAAGAGCAGGCCGTCGAGTTCCTCCGCGTGCTTCTTGCCGTAGGCGATCAGCTCGCGGAACGTCTTCCGCTCATCGCTCTTGCTCGCAGTTTCTGCCACCTTGAACAGCCGGACAATCTCGCCGCCCGCGGCCAGGGCGTACCGCTTGAGTGCATCCTCCTGGACCGCGAGTGAGAAGCCCTCGCGTTCCTGTTCCCGACTGCTGACCCGTGCCAGGGCGACGAAGCGTTTCATGGTGCTTTACTCCCGCGACAGAAGCTCGAACAACCGTCCGGCATTCTGGACAATTGTAATCGCCTCTGCGGGAGAAAGCGGCCTTCCGTAGCGGGGTTCCCAGACTTTCTGCGTCGCTTCAATCAGTTCAGGCGTGATCCACGCCGGCGTTCCGGCCGGAAGGGCGCCAGGCGCGCTCTCACGCCGCTCCGCCGCTTCGACCTGGACACGCTCCTGCCGCATCGCCGTGGTTCTCCGTTCACACGACCCTCTCAGGCGTGCTGGGGGTCCGCGAGTTGCTCCCGTAGCCGCCGGTACGCCGTCGAGGTTGCCTTGAAGCGCTGTACCGCCAGTTCGACAAGGTGCGGCTCCACGTTCTGCCCGGTCAGCCGGTCGGGGTGGTACTTGAGGCAGGCGTCGCGGTACGCGGCCTGCACCTGCTCCCAGGTTGCGCCCGGTTTGAGGCCGAGCGCCGCGTAGTCGGACTGGTCCGCCGAGGGCGAAGGCGCTTCACGAATCTGCCGCGCTTCGCGCTCGCGCTGCGCGCGCCTTGCGACTGTCTGCGTCAGTTCACCGACGATCACTCTGCACTCGGCAATGGCGAGATCGTGGAAGTACTGCTGCGCCGTCCTGAACAGTCGAACCTCCGGGGTGATGTCGATGCGGGGGGTCACAAGGGTTCTACCGTTGACCACGGCCACGCAGATGCTCAGCATCGACGGGATGTCGCCGAACTCGACTCCGCCTGGATGCCGCACCCGAGTCACCCCCGGTTTGCCGCGGCGGTAGAAGTCGATGGTGTGGCCTCCCTCCAGGAAGGTTCGATCGCCGTTGCCGAATCGCTCGACTATGGCATCACGAACGGCAGACGCCGGACAGTCGATCCACGCTTCACGCATCCAGCCGACATGGTGCCGCCCGTGCCATCCGGCGAGGCGACACCAGATGTACCAGCCGATGATGACGAGACTCATGAACATGACGAATGGCATGATGCTGCTCTCCTTCGCGCGGCGCGTGCCGACTTCTGGTCAATCCCGTTCCTGTTGCGGCGGCTCCGGATCGCGCGATTCGCGTTCCTTCTCCGCCTGTTTCAGTCGCTCGTTCAGGATGGAGGGCTGCTCGTCCGGGTCGCGAGCCTCACCCTGCTTCTCCTGCATGACTTCGCCGGGCGTCTTCGTGCCGGCGATGCCATAGACCGTCGGCTGCGCGACGTTCGACTCCGGATAGAGCGCTCCGCGCAGTTCGGCGAGGCCCTGCCGGAACATCGCCGAGGCGTGGCCGGCGCCGATCTTCTGTGTTGACTCTTCGTGTGCCATGAATCTGTTCTCCTGTGGAATGAGTGGATCACCGACCGTCGCGCATGCGGCGGAACGCTTCCGCCGAGCCGCGCTGTTCAACAAAGGCGTCGTGCAGGTCCATCGTGCGGCGGTGCTGGAGCGCCCCACTCATGCCGGACGAGGCGGCGGCGCATATGCCGGCCAGCGCCATATACGCCGCAAGCGGCACGCTCATGATCGCTACGCACAGCGCCATGAAGACAAGGTAGAGCGGCTCGATGACCGTCTTGATCCGCTGCTCCGGGCTGCGCCGCCAGACCTTCTGAAGCGTTGGCGCGCCGTTGTAGAGCGTGTGCGGTTGCGGACCGCCGCGTCTCACGCGCCACTTGGTGCGGAGGCGAGCGATGAGCAGCGCCAACCAGTAGAGCGCCAGGAAGACGAGCATCGGTCCTGGACTGTGGCCTTCCCAGAAAGCCGGCCAGATCAGGATCAACATGAATCCGGCCGCGGCTTGGAGGCCGAAGTAGCGCTCGCCGAACGAATCCGGGCGGCGCAGGAACACCTCGACCGTCACCGCGAACGCCCTGAAGACGAACGTCATGACGCCCAGGGCGTTGTTGATTCCCTTCTGTGATGCGACCGGTTCTGGTTCCTGTCGTTGCAGCATGGTCGAATCTCCCTGATGCGCGCAATCACCGCGCCGGCGGCCTGCGCCGCCGATCCGATGCCTTCTTCTCTTGCTGGCTCTATGCCTTCTGGTTGAACGGCACCGGGAGCCAGCTCCGGCCCGATGCCTTGAACACCCTTCCGTTCTGAAACACGATCCCGTCCACAATCCAGTCTGGAGGCCCGCCCGTGCGCAGCCG includes these proteins:
- the dac gene encoding D-alanyl-D-alanine carboxypeptidase precursor, with the translated sequence MRTDAAFIRTLNSHRTRPVISRATLVAAAILSTCVAVGRAEDRLPDSERSTARDNLTALLDRALTGHGQSKARFGGRVVSLPSGDVVYDSGGRSPLIPASNMKLVVMATAIDHLGPNYEFRTVCAVRGQDLVVIGGGDPTLGDDRLAAERKEPITAVFRDWAQRLKSSGVKQIPGNIVIDDSLFDRQFTHPNWPPEQHETWYEAPVGALNFADNCVEISVKPGKSGKPATVAMVPGNTALKIINKTSTGSKQTVSAHRRRGSDEIVVTGSVARAGTLGPISVNDPGLYFGGVLRTVLAAQGIRVGGSVVRQAVPRDANGNPTGAHVIAVVKTPLRDALARAGKQSLGMMAEALIKLLGSRQSGIGSWESGRAVVMSFLQKVGADTADCKVDDGSGLSRLNRISPLAMTRVLQYMNTASPEKFALLRDCLAVAGVDGTLEKRMRDPATKGRVFAKTGYINGVRTLAGYIRTGPDSWLAFAFFYNQAAATRPLSDAQDKACKLLAGGGSPRP
- the wecA_1 gene encoding UDP-N-acetylgalactosamine-undecaprenyl-phosphate N-acetylgalactosaminephosphotransferase, whose amino-acid sequence is MTLSKAWRQFRVGMIVTDAVTVTLTYILADYLRCRFWMNNTPWPEYHPGVGSSVRIHMQVLVFLPFAWPILLNWLGWYQQKWRSPRWLLRHAVAGSAILGLLMAALALLFSRDLYPRAQIGFAAALLPATTLAVRGINAWMGRWISARHRAHVLIVGTGRDAVLLRRLLRTTMLGKSAVVGHLRGPWEADVDSPHTGAVLGGLEQLAPILDRQVVDEVIFCAPLDAIASLLPAIRQCEEIGVTALVRADGLAAHTVPEMVDFHGVPLLYYAPARHSPELLSIKRGLDVLFAIIGIILTAPIMLVCAALIKASSPGPILFHQRRSGLNGREFMMFKFRTMTQDAERRRDELAHLNESDGPVFKVADDPRIIRVGKFLRRWSLDELPQLFNVLKGDMSIVGPRPPIPAEVARYDRWQRRRLSMRPGLTCLWQVKGRHRIGFDEWMALDLFYIDHWSLKLDFLIIFRTVTTVFAGSGA
- a CDS encoding Putative bifunctional phosphatase/peptidyl-prolyl cis-trans isomerase, whose translation is MTSLFTLFATLGLALVGQTLPAGDTTPVDDAPLLPAITPESILPNAIRAELRTPRVMVPVGSPVFVEFTIINISDVPVKLSVPGALVGRERYDGGIGLPLEHVFSAAQFRGLDVVSETNPAMGERVTRKPEYPIPAITLSPYATIGLRFDVARFYPGLHQAGIYQLTWRPYGGVVTSNTVQIHVVQYKQVVMETEFGNVTLQLLYDKAPHHVANFLDLVDRRFYNGKSFHLAFENQFLLGGCPNNDGTGRRPDGLTLPPEFNDTPFQFGTVGMALIEGDQQSGSSQFFICLSRQPNWDGRYTAFAQIAGPQSLAVLRKMAQVEVDAERHPKKPLLIKNMSIQDAVIVPRVSQ
- a CDS encoding SnoaL-like domain protein, whose protein sequence is MSLETIAKQFVDLCNQRKNFDVMRTLYHPDIVSVEGNGSETAGQAAVIAKSERWAAANTIHGETVRGPYFNGPNEFAVHITFDVTRKDTGDRKSLQEVAVYTVQGDKITRERFFYEGNW
- a CDS encoding 3-demethylubiquinone-9 3-methyltransferase yields the protein MLEISTFLTFNNQAEQAARFYTSIFPDSKITRITHYPDLGPQSPFITGSVMTVEFTLNGRPFTALNGGPQFTFSQGISISVLCDTQQQVDEYWEKFVDAGGTPVACGWITDHFGVSWQIDPKLLIDLIADPDPAKAAKAMQAMMSMVKIDSEALKRAMAD
- the hchA gene encoding Molecular chaperone Hsp31 and glyoxalase 3, which translates into the protein MPRRGPFNVADPIKEKGMSKKILFIVSNANAIGPNNRRTGNYLPEVAHPYVEFENAKYQIDFTSLTGESPFLDALHLADDPANLSFLVGKGWASMQEGGKLADVDVRRYDAIFIPGGLAPMVDMPEHPLLKTVIRDTYERGAVVGAVCHGPVSMLNVKLSSGAYLIAGRKISSFTNDEESNYARADVPFELETALTRQGALFHKTDPWAAFSIADGKLVTGQNPASAKGVAEKMIGELEAQ
- a CDS encoding Dna-J like membrane chaperone protein, yielding MPFVMFMSLVIIGWYIWCRLAGWHGRHHVGWMREAWIDCPASAVRDAIVERFGNGDRTFLEGGHTIDFYRRGKPGVTRVRHPGGVEFGDIPSMLSICVAVVNGRTLVTPRIDITPEVRLFRTAQQYFHDLAIAECRVIVGELTQTVARRAQREREARQIREAPSPSADQSDYAALGLKPGATWEQVQAAYRDACLKYHPDRLTGQNVEPHLVELAVQRFKATSTAYRRLREQLADPQHA